Sequence from the Saccharopolyspora pogona genome:
CAACGACGGCTGTTCTGGCCGACTCCCGGCGAACCGTGGCGACCCGCCCTTTCTCTGCCGCATCCAGCAGATCCTTCAGATGCGCACGCGCTTCGGTGTAGCTGTCGTAGTGAACGGCAGACATGGCAGCTCCCCTGTTCAGTCCTCAACAGTGTGCCGACCGCCAGCAAGTACGTCAAGTACGTCAAGTACGTGCTCGAGCTCACGTTAGCTCCGCCAGCCTCTTCGCGTGTTCCAGCACGCCGCGCAGCATCGCCGGGGTGAGCTTCCCCGTGAAGGTGTTCTGCTGGCTGACGTGGTAGCAGCCGAGGAGGTGGAGGGGGTTCCCGCCGTCCGCCGGCGGGAGCTCTACGTGGGCGTTGTGGCCGAACTTCGGTCGGGGTTTGGGGACTTCCCAGGCCGCGTCCGCCAGGACCGGGAGCAGGGCTTGCCAGCCGAACGCGCCCAGCACCACGACCACGTGCAGCGTCGGGCGCAGCAGGTCGAGTTCGCGGACCAGCCACGGGCGGCAGGTGTCGCGTTCGGTCGGCGTCGGTTTGTTGGCCGGCGGGGCGCAGTGCACCGGCGCCGTGATCCTGGTGTGGCGCAACGTCAAACCGTCGTCGATGTGCCGGGCCGCCGGCTGCGAAGCCAGGCCGATGTCGTAGAGCGCCTGGAACAGCACATCGCCGGAGCGGTCGCCGGTGAAGATCCGGCCCGTCCGGTTCCCCCCGTGCGCCGCCGGGGCAAGTCCGACGATCGCGATCTCCGCGTCGGGCGGGCCGAAGCCGGGCACCGGTCGTCCCCAGTACTCCTCGTCTCGGAACGCCGCGCGCTTGACCCGCGCCACCTCTTCCCGCCACTCGACCAGCCGCGGGCAGGCGGTGCAGTGGGTGACCAGCTCGTCGAGTTCGGCGATCCGGTTCGCGTTCGGGGCTGCGGCGGCGGGGTCGCCGACCGGGTCGGCGATCAGCCTGGAGGGCGTGTCGGGCACCTCCCAAAAATGGCAGAAACCCCGTTCGACGGCACGTAATGTGGGCGGCATGGCAGCCAGCGAGGAGAAATCCGACGAGGTCAAGGAATCGACCACCCCGGCCGAACCGGTCGATGATCTGGTCAGCACCCACCACACGATCACCGCGGACGGCGCGGAACTGGCCTACACCGCGACGACCGGCCGGATCGTGTTGCGCGAAGAGGTCCACTCCGACGGCAAGTTCGAGGGCTACAAGCCCAGGGCCGAGGTGTTCCTGACCTCCTACGTGGCCGACGCCGAACCCGGCACCAGACCGGTGACGTTCGCGTTCAACGGCGGCCCGGGCTCCTCCAGCGTGTGGCTGCACCTCGGGCTGCTCGGCCCGCGCCGGGTCGTCTCCGGCGACGCCGGCGATCTCGCGCCGCCGCCGTACGGGCTGGTCGACAACCCGGAAACCCTGCTGCGGCACAGCGATCTGGTGTTCATCGACCCGGTGTCGACCGGGTACTCGCGGGCGGTCGAGGGCGGCACGCCGGGCGATTTCCACGGCTACCAGCGGGACATCGAGTCGATCGCCGAGGTGATCCGGCTGTGGACCACCCGCAACGGCCGCTGGATGTCGCCGAAGTACCTCGCCGGCGAGTCCTACGGCACGCTGCGCGCCGCCGCGCTCGCCGAGCACCTGCAGTCGCGGCACGGGCTCTACCCGAACGGCCTGCTGCTGATCTCCTCGGTGCTGGACATGGGCACAATCCGGTTCACCGAAGGCAACGACCTGCCGTACTCGCTGTTCCTGCCGACGTACGCGGCGATCGCGCACTACCACGGCAAGCACGGCGACCGGCCGCTGCGCGAGGTCCTGGACGAGGCGGAGAAGTTCGCCGCCGAGGACTACCCGTGGGCGCTGGCTCGCGGCGCGCGGTTGAGCTCGTCAGAGCGCGAGGACATCGTTCGGCGGGTCGCCGCGTTGTCCGGGCTGTCCGAGGAATATGTCGACCGCGCCAACCTGCGCATCGAGCACATCCGGTTCTTCACCGAACTGCTGCGCGACCAGCGGGCGACGGTCGGCCGGATGGACGGCCGGTTCACCGGCTGGGAGCCGGATGCCGCCGGGGAGCACTTCAGCGACGACCCGAGCATCTCCGGCATCCGCGGCGCCTACGCGGCGGCGATCAACCACTACCTGCGCGAAGAGCTCGACTACGCCAGCGATCTGCCGTACGAGACGCTGTCCAGCCGGGTGCAGCCCTGGTCCTACAAGGAGTTCGAGGGCGCGAGCGTGTCCGTTGTGGACAAGCTCGGTGCGGCGTTCCAGGCCAACCGGCACCTGCGGATCCACGTCGGCTGCGGCTACACCGACGGCGCGACCCCGTACTTCGCGGCCGAGCACGTGCTGGCGCAGCTGCCGATTCCGGAGCGGCTGCGGGAGAACGTCGACGTCCGCTACTACCCCGCAGGCCACATGATGTACGTCCACGAGGAGTCCCGGGTCCAGCAGTCCGCCGACCTGGCGGAGTTCGTGGCGCAACGCGTGTAGCGGATTCCCCGAACAGCGGCCCTCGCGCGAACCGGAGCGAGGGCCGCTTCTGCTGCTGGCCCGCGGATCAGCCGCGGAGGAACTCCAGGACGGGATCGGTCTGGCCGAGGATCGCGTGCCCGACCTTGGGCAGGAGGTTCACGGTCGCGTGCGGCACGCACCGGCGCACCCGCCGGGCGGTTCCCGCGGAGTCGAACATGGCGTCGCGTCCGCCGACCACCACGAGCACGGGCATCGTCAGGCGCCGCAACGCGTCGTCGGAGTACACGGGCAGCCGCTCCGCGCGCGGTTTGAACTGCGTGAAGGTCAGCACCAGGGCGTCGAGGACTGCCTTGTCCTGCACCGGGTCCAGACCCGCGACCTTTCCCGCCGATCGCCGCACGCCCCGGCGGCCGAACGCGCGCAGGAGCAACGCCTTGAACAGCCAACCCACCTTCTGCCGCCCCACGCCGCCGGGGCACAGCAGGGCCAGGCTCGCCACCCGCTCCGGCTTGCGGGTGGCGTAGTCCAGCGCCAGCCAGCCGCCGAGCGAGGTCGCGACGATCGAGGTCCTCGTGATCCCGAGCCCCTCCAGCACGTCGTCCAGCCATAACGCGTAGGCCTCGGACGCCAGAGGCGGGCGGGACGGCGCGCTCAGGCCCGGCTCACCGATGACGTCCACGGCGTAGGTGCGGAAGTGCCGCGCCCAGGTGGCGATGTCGGGCAGCCACATCGTCGTGTTCGCCCCCGAGCCGTGCAGCAAGAGCACCGGCGGTGCGTCCTCCGGCCCGGAGACGACGACGAACGTCTCCCCCTCGCGGGTCGGCACCCACACGTGCTCGGCGGGGACCGGCCAGGCGCTCAGCACCTCCAGGTAGTGCCGCCGGATCTCGCTCGCGCCGGCCTCGGACTTGTAGATCGCGCTCATGCCCCCTCCACATGATCTCCATATCGGATGCAAAACTACTCTATCGTCCCCTTTATTAAAGATTCATAGGGAATTTTATGGCACATCCGATCAGCTGGTCAGATCCGCGGATCGCCGGAACTTACTCGCGAACCGAGTGATCACCGCGGAAACCATCCGGGACCTGCTGTTCGGGCCACTGGTCTACCACTGGCTGATCACCGGCGAGCCGCTGGACCGGGCCACCGCCGAGACGCTGATCGCCGCCGCCCGCAGGGCCGTCTCGCCCTGAACCGCGACGCCGCAGTGGGCTGGAACCACCAGAAGGCCCCGCTCCTGGCGAACGGGAGCGGGGCCTGCTGACGCGGAAATCAGTGCTTGCCGACCACCTGGGCCTGGGTGTTGTCCTGCCAGTCCCCTGCCTGGGTCTGGTTGGCGTTGTTGGTCTGGTTCGAGCCGGTGTTGGCGATCTGCTCCTTGCCGCCGATCTGGACGACCGTCGAGGGCGAAACGTTCGTGTTCGTCGGCTTGCTCACCTGGATCTCGTTCTGGTTCTGCACCTGCGTCGGGGACCCGTCCTTGACCAGCTGCGCCTGGGCGTTGCCGTCCCAGTCGCCGTCCTGGTCCTGGTCAGCGTTGTTGGTCTGAGTCGAGCCGGTGTTGGCGACCTGCTTGTGACCGCCGATCTGGACCACGGTCGAGGGCGAAACGTTCGTGTTCGTCGGCTTGCTCACCTGGACTTCGTCCTGGTTCTGCACCTGCGTCGGGGAGCCGTCGTGGTTGCCGTCGGCCATCGCCACGGCCGTCGCTCCGAGCAGCATCGGGAGGCTCACCGCGGCAACCGTCAGCACGCGCTTCGCAGTACGCATCAAAGCACTTCCTTCCATGAGAACCGGGACTTGCGGCGCCGAGTTCCGCGCCGACCAATTCGGACGAGGCGAACCGGTTCCAACACTTCTCCGTCAGCCTCGCACGGAATACCGTATCGCCATCGACACAAAGGTCGGCAACTCGGAACAACAGGGCTCACCTCATGCGGTGACACCTCATTCGAAAATTGCAACCACGGATCGGAGAACGGCACGAGGATCGACATTTTCCCAGCTCAACACGATGTAAGAGGCTTTTTCGAGGCACACTCCACTCTTTTTCGCGACGCGCAGCGAGCCAGATTTGATCAATTACACAAGATCAATTGAATCCATGCACCAAAAACAAATCTCGAGACCAGCTCGGAACATCACCCGAAAAATACGAAAACAATTCCACCCGAGGCGACACCGCGTGGATTCACCGACGACGGCGGCGGCGAATCCAGCCAGCCCAACCACCCGTTCGGATTCATCCCAATTGCCCGAAGCTCGGGAGCAACCTCCGCTCCGGTCGATGCAGTTGATAGTTCAGCATGTAGCATATGTGCTACATGTAGACCTATCCTTGCTATGGAAGGCACTGGGGTTATGACAGTCGCGAACGAATCGGCGGCACCACTGCCGCCGGTGCGGTTACCCGACGATGACGCCGCGCTCGAGGTCCGCGACCTGCGGATGCGGTACGGCACGACCGACGTCCTCAAGGGTGTCGACTTCGCCACGCGCCGGGGCGAGGTGGTGGCGCTGCTGGGGCCGAACGGGGCGGGCAAGACCACGACGATCGAGGTCCTGGAAGGCTTCCGGATGCGCTCCGGCGGCGATGTCCAAGTCCTCGGCACCGACCCGGCGCGCGGCGACGAAAACTGGCGGGCCCGGCTCGGCGTCGTGCTGCAGTCATGGCGCGACCACAGCAAGTGGCGCGTCCGGGAGCTCCTGGCACACATGGGGACCTACTACTCGCCGTACTCCACGGCGCAGATCACCCGGCCCTGGGACGTCGACGAACTCATCGCGGCGGTCGGCCTGACCGAGCACGCGAACAAGCGGGCCGGGCAGCTCTCCGGCGGTCAGCGCCGCCGGCTCGACGTCGCGATCGGCATCGTCGGCCGCCCGGAACTGCTGTTCCTGGACGAGCCCACGGTCGGCTTCGACCCGCAGGCCCGCCGGGAGTTCCACGACCTCGTGCACCGGCTCGCCGACGACAGCACCGGCATCCTGCTGACCACGCACGACCTGGACGAGGCGGAGAAGCTGGCCGACCGCATCCTGATCCTGGCCGGCGGCCGGATCGTCGCCGACGGCTCCGCCGACGAGCTGTCCCGGCAGGTGGCCGCCGAGTCGGAGGTCAGGTGGACCCGCGACGGCAAGCGCTACGTGCACTCGGCCGCAGATGCCACCCACTTCGTCCGGGACCTGTTCGCGCAGCACGGCGACGAAATCACCGAACTGGAGGTGCGCCGGGCCACCCTGGAGGACACCTACATGGCGATGGTGCGCGCGCACGAATCCGGGCACGGCGACGACGCCGCGCTGCCCTTCAACGCCGAGGAGGTCAACCGGTGAAGGCCAACGCCGCACGCGCCGGCCTGCAGCGCGGTTGGATCGAGTTCCGCCAGACCCTGACCACCCCGCAGGACCTGTGGGGCTACCTGTTCCCCACCGTGATCCTGCTGGTCGTGATGTCGTTCCAGCGCGGGTCCACAGTGGCCGGTTTCTCGCTGGGCGCGATGACGCTGCCCGGCGCGCTCGGCATGGGCATCGGGTTCTCCGGGCTGATCACCATCGCGCAACAACTGACGGTCGAGCGCGAGGACGGCACCCTGCTGCGCGCCAAGGCCACCCCGGACGGGATGTTCGGCTACCTGATCGGCAAGATCACGCTGATCGGGTGCATGTCGCTGGTCAGCCTGGTGATCCTGCTGGTGCCCGGCCTGGTGATGTTCGACGGCCTGGCCACCGGTGTCGACACCTGGCTGACGCTGGTTTGGGTGCTGGTGCTGGGGCTCGTCGCGACGATGCCGATTGGCGCGATCATCGGCTCGCTGTTCGCCAACCCGCGGAGTCTGGGCCTGATCATGCTGCCGATGATGGGGCTGATCGCGATCTCCGGGATCTTCTACCCGATCACCGGGTACCCGGAGTGGTTGCAGTGGATCGCGCAGGTCTTCCCGATGTACTGGCTCGGGCTCGGCATGCGGTCGGCGCTGCTGCCGGACGGGATGGCGGCGGCCGAGATCGGCGAGTCCTGGCGGCACCTGGAGACTGTCGGGGTGCTCGGCCTGTGGGCCGTGGTCGGCCTGGTGGTGGCCCCGGTGGTGCTGCGCCGGATGGCGCGGCGCGAGTCGGGGTCGAGCGTGGCCGCGCGGCGCGAGAAGGCCATGCAGCGCGTGCGGTGACGCCGGCGGAGGGGACCATGAGCGAGACGATCTACAACCGCATCGCGATGCTGCGGGCCGAACGCGGGATCTCCCGCCGGCAGCTCTCCGAGGCGCTCGGCGTGCACTACCAGACGATCGGCTACCTGGAGCGCGGCGAGTACAGCCCGAGCCTGCACCTGGCGCTGCGCATAGCGGAGCACTTCGAGGTCCCGGTCGAGGTGGTGTTCTCCATCCACCCGTTCCCCCGCATCGGCAGCGGCGAACGCTCCGCCTGACCGATCCGATGAGGCTCGAAGGGCGCCTTTTGCCGAGTTCACCCGAGTTCACCCGGCAAAAGGCGCCCTTCACCTCGAAAAGGCCACCGCCCCCGTGGGCGCCGTCGTCCCCGCCGGCCAGTCCGCTCCACACTCCGTCCAAAATGGACCGCGCGAGGACGGGTCGGCCGGCTCGCGAGGAGCGCCGTAGCGCCCAGCAACACCACCGTGACCGAGCGCATTTGTGCCGACATCGTTGGTTTGACCGGTTCTTCGGTTCCTCCTCTGGATGGGTGCTCCGCTGCTTAAGATTCGATCTCGGCACTTTGACCGTTACGCGAATCGGAGGGACATGGAGGGGAACATCCTCGATCCGGACAGCGCTCACGAGCGCTTGACCGCTTGGAAGGACCGGATCGACAAGCTGGCCGCCGACACCCAAGCGATGAGCGAGCGGCTGCAGGAAGTGCGGGTCACCGCGAGCGATCCGAACGGGCTGACCGAGGTCACGATCGACTCGACCGGCGCGTTGGTAGACCTGCGGCTGACCGAGCGGATGCAGCGGACGAGCCCGGAGGTCGTCGCTCGCACGATCATTGCGACTCTCGGCGAGGCCAAGAACAAGCTCGCCGACCGGTCGCAGGAGATCATCGCGGACACGGTGGGCACCCAATCCCCGGCGGCGCGGGCGATCGCGGACAGCGTCGGGCAGCACCTGCGGAGCGGTCCGGCTCCGGAAAGCGCCGCCGCTCCCGGCGTTGACGACCAGGACTACGAGACGCACTCCTACCTCGACGAGCGGCGGTGGTGACATGAGCGACGGGTACAGCGTCGACGCCGAGCAGTTGCGCGCCCACGCGAGCAAGGTGTCGGAGATCCAGGCGCGGTTCGGCGCGGTGAAATCCGCCAGCTCGCACATCACGAAGGACGACCAGGCGTACGGGCCGCTGTGCGGGTGGATTTCCGGCTTGCTGGAGGAACGGCACGCCGACCAGGACGAGCTGATCGCGTACGTGGCGGAGAACCTCGAACTCGCCGCGGCAGCGCTGCGCGACACCGCCGACTACTACGAATCCCTCGACAAGGACCACGCCGACCTGATCCGCTCCGCAGGCGAGGGCATGCCATGACCGACAAGTCACTGGTCGCCCCCGTCGAGTCGTCCCGCGAGGCGTGGACCGGCGCCGGGCTGGCCGACAGCATCGAGGGCCTGGTCGATGCGATCAAGAGCGAGGGCTGGGTCGACGACCTGCTGGCCGGCACGGGCCTGGCGATCGAGGTCGCGGCGAGCGCGCTGGACCCGTTCAGCGCACTGCTGTCCAACGGCCTGGGCTGGGCCATGGAGTACTTCGAGCCGCTGCGCGAGATGCTGGACGAGCTGACCGGCAAGCCGGACGTGGTCATGTCGCACGCCTCGACGTGGAACAACATGGCCCAGGAACTCGGCTCCATGGCCGAGGACCTGCGCGCGAGCGTCGAGGCGGACGTGTCCGGCTGGCACGGCCGGGCCGCGGACGCCTACCGCCGCCTGATGGGCAACAACGTGGAGGCCGTCGGGGGGCTGGCCGCGATCTCCGCGGCGATGGCGGAGGCCACCCAGGGCGCGGGCGGTTTGGTGGAGCAGACCCGCGAAATCGTTCGCGACCTGATCGCCGACCTGGTGGCGAGGGTGATCGTGTGGGCGGTCGAGGCGATCTTCGTGGTCACCATCCCGGTGGTCGCCGCGCAGATCGCCGCCGCGGTGGTCAAGTGGGCCGCGCGCATCTTCACCTACACCACGGCCCTGATCACCAGCCTGACCAACCTCAACAAGCTCCTCAACGATTAGGCGGGCGCGATGCGATTCCTCACGTTCCTCGCCCTCGCCGTTTGGTTCGGGCTGCACAGCACCAAAACCCCGGACGGCCCCGGCGGAACCCGCAGCGGCAAGAAGAACCAGCCGACGAAGGTCGGCAACGTCGACGCCGGCAAGGGCGCCAAGAGCGCCATCAGGGCCACCAAGGAATACGCCGACAAGGGTCGGGCCGAACAGGGCGATCAATCCACCAACCCGACCGATCCCTCCGACCCCTCGAAGACCGATCCCAAGGCCCAGCAGAAGCAGGCCCTCATCGAGGAGGCCCAGGCGCAGGGGATCAAGATCAGCGCGGACCGGGTCGTGGAGATCGGCAAGGACCCCAACGGGAAGATCGTCTTCCTAGAAGAGGGCAAAGGCGGCAAGCGCGGGGCTGGACTGGAGCAC
This genomic interval carries:
- a CDS encoding type VII secretion target — encoded protein: MSDGYSVDAEQLRAHASKVSEIQARFGAVKSASSHITKDDQAYGPLCGWISGLLEERHADQDELIAYVAENLELAAAALRDTADYYESLDKDHADLIRSAGEGMP
- a CDS encoding helix-turn-helix transcriptional regulator, giving the protein MSETIYNRIAMLRAERGISRRQLSEALGVHYQTIGYLERGEYSPSLHLALRIAEHFEVPVEVVFSIHPFPRIGSGERSA
- a CDS encoding S10 family peptidase — translated: MAASEEKSDEVKESTTPAEPVDDLVSTHHTITADGAELAYTATTGRIVLREEVHSDGKFEGYKPRAEVFLTSYVADAEPGTRPVTFAFNGGPGSSSVWLHLGLLGPRRVVSGDAGDLAPPPYGLVDNPETLLRHSDLVFIDPVSTGYSRAVEGGTPGDFHGYQRDIESIAEVIRLWTTRNGRWMSPKYLAGESYGTLRAAALAEHLQSRHGLYPNGLLLISSVLDMGTIRFTEGNDLPYSLFLPTYAAIAHYHGKHGDRPLREVLDEAEKFAAEDYPWALARGARLSSSEREDIVRRVAALSGLSEEYVDRANLRIEHIRFFTELLRDQRATVGRMDGRFTGWEPDAAGEHFSDDPSISGIRGAYAAAINHYLREELDYASDLPYETLSSRVQPWSYKEFEGASVSVVDKLGAAFQANRHLRIHVGCGYTDGATPYFAAEHVLAQLPIPERLRENVDVRYYPAGHMMYVHEESRVQQSADLAEFVAQRV
- a CDS encoding uracil-DNA glycosylase, with translation MPDTPSRLIADPVGDPAAAAPNANRIAELDELVTHCTACPRLVEWREEVARVKRAAFRDEEYWGRPVPGFGPPDAEIAIVGLAPAAHGGNRTGRIFTGDRSGDVLFQALYDIGLASQPAARHIDDGLTLRHTRITAPVHCAPPANKPTPTERDTCRPWLVRELDLLRPTLHVVVVLGAFGWQALLPVLADAAWEVPKPRPKFGHNAHVELPPADGGNPLHLLGCYHVSQQNTFTGKLTPAMLRGVLEHAKRLAELT
- a CDS encoding YbaB/EbfC family nucleoid-associated protein encodes the protein MEGNILDPDSAHERLTAWKDRIDKLAADTQAMSERLQEVRVTASDPNGLTEVTIDSTGALVDLRLTERMQRTSPEVVARTIIATLGEAKNKLADRSQEIIADTVGTQSPAARAIADSVGQHLRSGPAPESAAAPGVDDQDYETHSYLDERRW
- a CDS encoding ABC transporter permease, which translates into the protein MKANAARAGLQRGWIEFRQTLTTPQDLWGYLFPTVILLVVMSFQRGSTVAGFSLGAMTLPGALGMGIGFSGLITIAQQLTVEREDGTLLRAKATPDGMFGYLIGKITLIGCMSLVSLVILLVPGLVMFDGLATGVDTWLTLVWVLVLGLVATMPIGAIIGSLFANPRSLGLIMLPMMGLIAISGIFYPITGYPEWLQWIAQVFPMYWLGLGMRSALLPDGMAAAEIGESWRHLETVGVLGLWAVVGLVVAPVVLRRMARRESGSSVAARREKAMQRVR
- a CDS encoding WXG100 family type VII secretion target is translated as MTDKSLVAPVESSREAWTGAGLADSIEGLVDAIKSEGWVDDLLAGTGLAIEVAASALDPFSALLSNGLGWAMEYFEPLREMLDELTGKPDVVMSHASTWNNMAQELGSMAEDLRASVEADVSGWHGRAADAYRRLMGNNVEAVGGLAAISAAMAEATQGAGGLVEQTREIVRDLIADLVARVIVWAVEAIFVVTIPVVAAQIAAAVVKWAARIFTYTTALITSLTNLNKLLND
- a CDS encoding ABC transporter ATP-binding protein, whose protein sequence is MRYGTTDVLKGVDFATRRGEVVALLGPNGAGKTTTIEVLEGFRMRSGGDVQVLGTDPARGDENWRARLGVVLQSWRDHSKWRVRELLAHMGTYYSPYSTAQITRPWDVDELIAAVGLTEHANKRAGQLSGGQRRRLDVAIGIVGRPELLFLDEPTVGFDPQARREFHDLVHRLADDSTGILLTTHDLDEAEKLADRILILAGGRIVADGSADELSRQVAAESEVRWTRDGKRYVHSAADATHFVRDLFAQHGDEITELEVRRATLEDTYMAMVRAHESGHGDDAALPFNAEEVNR
- a CDS encoding alpha/beta fold hydrolase, giving the protein MSAIYKSEAGASEIRRHYLEVLSAWPVPAEHVWVPTREGETFVVVSGPEDAPPVLLLHGSGANTTMWLPDIATWARHFRTYAVDVIGEPGLSAPSRPPLASEAYALWLDDVLEGLGITRTSIVATSLGGWLALDYATRKPERVASLALLCPGGVGRQKVGWLFKALLLRAFGRRGVRRSAGKVAGLDPVQDKAVLDALVLTFTQFKPRAERLPVYSDDALRRLTMPVLVVVGGRDAMFDSAGTARRVRRCVPHATVNLLPKVGHAILGQTDPVLEFLRG
- a CDS encoding TetR-like C-terminal domain-containing protein, whose protein sequence is MPPPHDLHIGCKTTLSSPLLKIHREFYGTSDQLVRSADRRNLLANRVITAETIRDLLFGPLVYHWLITGEPLDRATAETLIAAARRAVSP